The Opitutales bacterium ASA1 genome window below encodes:
- a CDS encoding TonB-dependent receptor, translated as MHISIYSSPSPSRRRLAVATLAALAPFASHLHGQTTPHTHEDEVTLDEYVVSASPFARTTDELHQAAGVLVGDRLDDVRASSLGETLAGQPGISSTAFGPGASRPVIRGLDGERIRVLTNGVGTIDASGTSPDHAVSLDPALIEKIEILRGPSALLYGSSAAGGVINVVENQIPIRRPDAPLDGTIHAHYGSAADERAGAASFRGNSDAFGWQASYSARKSGDLRIPGYAEVHDEDEHQHEEEHDEEHEDEEVYGKLLGSAVDTRAGSAGLAWFWGRGRVGVAVSGFDTRYGVPGHAHHHEDEHEHDEEEGEGHDHEAEHEEGDVVIDLEQRRIDFAFDLEEPLPFLRDLRMRLGIADYTHLELEGDEIGTRFDTKGWEGRIDALRQPVGAFEGAIGLQMQRHELSADGEEAFLPPTRTTNAALFGIEELVTGSVRWQAGARLERHEVDVLDGSAENNSKTALSASLGALWTPTTDWTLALSLARTERNPTAQEWYADGPHAATRAYEIGDPGLGKEKSTGIDLNLRRRTGAVTGSLSLFHTDYDRYIYAEETGEEEDGLDVYRFVARDARFHGGELEVVWHLHETPAHTYDITFFGDVVRATNRTDGTDLPRIPAARVGAAFDYHGERWALGFDVRHSFDQERTAPGESPSSGYTLVGAHVGWNLPLESSVLSLYLRAHNLFDEEARPHTSYLKDLAPLSGRNIVLGARLAF; from the coding sequence ATGCACATCTCCATCTATTCCTCTCCGTCTCCATCGAGGCGTCGACTCGCCGTCGCGACGCTCGCCGCACTCGCTCCCTTCGCGTCGCACCTGCACGGACAAACGACGCCCCATACACACGAAGACGAGGTGACACTCGACGAATACGTCGTCTCCGCCTCTCCGTTCGCGCGCACCACCGACGAACTTCATCAAGCCGCCGGCGTGCTCGTTGGCGATCGCCTCGACGACGTGCGCGCCTCCTCCCTCGGCGAAACGCTCGCCGGCCAGCCGGGTATCTCATCCACCGCTTTCGGTCCGGGTGCGAGCCGCCCCGTCATCCGCGGGCTCGACGGTGAACGCATCCGCGTCCTCACCAACGGCGTCGGCACGATCGACGCGTCGGGCACGAGTCCCGACCACGCCGTCAGTCTCGATCCGGCGTTGATCGAGAAGATCGAAATACTCCGCGGCCCGTCCGCCCTGCTCTACGGCAGCTCCGCCGCCGGCGGCGTGATCAACGTAGTGGAAAACCAAATACCGATCCGTCGGCCCGACGCACCGCTCGACGGTACGATCCACGCCCACTACGGCTCGGCCGCCGACGAGCGCGCCGGCGCCGCGAGCTTCCGCGGCAATTCGGACGCGTTCGGTTGGCAGGCCTCCTACTCCGCCCGCAAGAGCGGCGACTTGCGCATCCCCGGTTACGCCGAAGTCCACGACGAAGACGAGCACCAGCACGAAGAAGAACACGACGAGGAACACGAAGACGAAGAGGTCTACGGAAAACTCCTCGGCAGCGCCGTCGACACCCGGGCCGGCTCCGCGGGCCTCGCTTGGTTCTGGGGGCGGGGCCGTGTCGGCGTCGCCGTCTCCGGCTTCGACACCCGTTACGGCGTGCCCGGTCACGCCCACCACCACGAAGACGAACACGAGCACGACGAAGAGGAGGGCGAAGGTCACGACCACGAGGCGGAGCACGAGGAAGGTGACGTGGTGATCGATCTCGAACAACGTCGTATCGACTTCGCGTTCGACCTCGAGGAACCGCTGCCCTTCCTGCGAGACCTACGCATGCGCCTCGGCATCGCGGACTACACGCACCTCGAACTCGAAGGCGACGAGATCGGCACGCGCTTCGACACCAAAGGCTGGGAAGGACGCATCGACGCTCTCCGCCAGCCGGTCGGCGCATTCGAAGGCGCGATCGGTCTGCAAATGCAGCGACACGAACTCTCCGCCGACGGCGAGGAGGCCTTTCTGCCCCCGACCCGCACGACCAACGCCGCGCTGTTCGGTATCGAAGAACTGGTTACGGGATCAGTGCGCTGGCAAGCCGGCGCGCGCCTCGAACGCCACGAGGTCGACGTGCTCGACGGCTCGGCCGAGAACAACTCGAAGACCGCCCTGAGCGCTTCGCTCGGCGCGCTCTGGACGCCGACTACCGACTGGACGCTCGCCCTTTCCTTGGCGCGCACGGAGCGCAATCCCACCGCGCAAGAGTGGTACGCCGATGGACCTCATGCCGCGACGCGCGCCTACGAGATCGGAGATCCCGGCCTCGGCAAGGAGAAGTCCACCGGGATCGATCTGAACCTCCGCCGACGCACCGGTGCCGTCACGGGCTCGTTGAGCCTCTTCCACACCGACTACGATCGCTACATCTACGCAGAGGAGACGGGCGAGGAAGAAGACGGTCTCGACGTGTATCGCTTCGTCGCCCGGGACGCCCGTTTCCACGGTGGTGAACTCGAGGTCGTGTGGCACCTGCACGAAACGCCGGCACACACCTACGACATCACCTTCTTCGGCGATGTCGTGCGTGCGACGAATCGGACCGACGGCACCGACCTGCCGCGCATCCCGGCTGCACGCGTCGGTGCCGCGTTCGACTACCATGGCGAGCGTTGGGCACTGGGCTTCGACGTGCGCCACAGTTTCGACCAAGAACGTACGGCTCCCGGCGAGTCTCCAAGTTCCGGATACACCTTGGTCGGCGCTCACGTCGGGTGGAACCTGCCGCTCGAGTCGAGCGTGCTCTCGCTCTACCTGCGAGCCCACAATCTCTTCGACGAGGAGGCCCGGCCGCACACGTCCTACCTCAAAGACCTGGCGCCGCTCTCCGGAAGAAACATCGTCCTCGGCGCGCGGCTCGCATTTTGA
- the mog gene encoding molybdopterin adenylyltransferase, protein MHNAKIGVINVSDRAAAGIYEDLPGQAAVAVLREFLRTPFVPVYRVIADEQTEIEAAMVEMVDEEGCCLIVTTGGTGPAPRDVTPEATAAVCEKMLPGFGELMRATSLRYVPTAILSRQTAGIRGKCLIVNLPGRPKSIRECLEAVFPAIPYCIDLVGGPRLEADEETIRAFRPPGA, encoded by the coding sequence ATGCACAACGCGAAGATCGGCGTGATCAACGTGTCCGACCGGGCCGCGGCCGGCATCTACGAGGACCTCCCCGGGCAAGCGGCAGTCGCCGTCCTACGTGAGTTTCTCCGTACGCCCTTCGTACCCGTCTACCGCGTGATCGCGGACGAACAGACCGAGATCGAGGCCGCGATGGTCGAGATGGTCGACGAGGAAGGCTGCTGCCTGATCGTGACGACGGGCGGCACAGGGCCGGCCCCGCGCGACGTGACCCCGGAGGCCACGGCGGCCGTGTGCGAGAAGATGCTTCCCGGCTTCGGCGAACTCATGCGCGCCACCTCTTTGCGTTACGTCCCGACGGCCATCCTCTCCCGGCAAACCGCCGGCATCCGCGGCAAATGCCTGATCGTCAACCTCCCCGGCCGGCCCAAGTCCATCCGCGAGTGCTTGGAGGCGGTGTTTCCCGCCATCCCGTATTGCATCGATCTCGTCGGAGGCCCGCGCCTCGAAGCCGACGAAGAAACGATCCGCGCCTTTCGTCCGCCGGGGGCTTGA